A section of the Thermotoga caldifontis AZM44c09 genome encodes:
- a CDS encoding AAA family ATPase, with product MTVNEAKFLCKKIMQAGEVPLLVGHFGVGKTDVARQIAAETNRKIVVLVLSQMEPGDLIGLPSKQEDRTSFLKPDWWPENGDYLIVLDEINRAHRSIRNAIMQLLIDRRIHNHVLPDGVWIMATMNPPDEEYDQADLITDPAFLSRFFVLYVNPTVEEWREWAQLNGVDSKVLEFITNYPEFLYASNPLSLRAELRPSPRSWYKLSKVLKYMSEEEIEKYGYTLASAIVGAEAAKAFIEFKRSESVPMPRKVLLEGVEEVYKSDLDRSNSLILRLIDYFSKLSSEEAELLIAHVSRVAQNIDRLASILPKDSFYALVRFIVDRANKDERNSEFFEKLLERLSNLDNTRAALKDL from the coding sequence TTGACGGTGAACGAAGCAAAGTTTTTGTGCAAGAAGATCATGCAGGCGGGAGAAGTTCCCCTGCTCGTTGGACATTTCGGCGTTGGTAAAACTGACGTGGCCAGACAGATCGCCGCCGAGACGAACAGGAAGATCGTCGTATTGGTCCTCTCACAGATGGAGCCCGGAGACCTCATAGGACTTCCTTCGAAGCAAGAAGACAGAACGAGTTTCCTGAAACCAGACTGGTGGCCGGAGAACGGGGATTATCTGATAGTTCTGGATGAGATAAACCGCGCTCACAGATCGATAAGGAACGCGATCATGCAGCTCCTTATAGACAGGCGCATTCACAACCATGTTCTACCGGACGGAGTCTGGATCATGGCCACGATGAACCCGCCAGACGAAGAGTACGACCAGGCCGACCTCATAACGGATCCAGCCTTTCTGTCGCGCTTCTTCGTCCTTTACGTGAACCCCACGGTGGAGGAATGGAGAGAGTGGGCGCAACTCAACGGTGTCGACTCGAAGGTGTTGGAGTTCATCACGAACTATCCAGAGTTCCTTTATGCGAGCAATCCGTTGTCCCTTCGAGCCGAGCTGAGACCGAGCCCGAGGAGCTGGTACAAGCTCAGCAAGGTTTTGAAATACATGTCGGAAGAGGAGATCGAAAAGTACGGCTACACACTCGCATCGGCGATAGTGGGTGCCGAGGCGGCGAAGGCCTTCATCGAGTTCAAAAGGTCCGAATCTGTACCCATGCCGCGCAAGGTTCTGCTCGAAGGTGTTGAGGAAGTTTACAAGAGCGATCTCGACAGATCCAACTCGTTGATCCTCAGACTGATAGACTACTTCTCCAAATTGAGCAGTGAGGAAGCAGAACTTCTGATCGCACACGTTTCGAGGGTGGCTCAGAATATAGATAGACTCGCTTCGATACTGCCGAAGGACTCTTTCTATGCGTTGGTGAGGTTCATCGTGGACAGGGCGAACAAGGACGAGCGTAACTCCGAATTCTTCGAAAAACTGCTCGAAAGGCTCTCAAACCTTGACAACACGAGGGCGGCGCTGAAGGATCTATGA
- the rsgA gene encoding ribosome small subunit-dependent GTPase A, whose translation MWVNRGGIDIRNRGIVVKFMSNALLVEDINTKERIRCVLRGRFRLSNLKPVVGDIVEYVRVHDTGVVESILKRKNELPKPKIANVDQVVCVYTLKRPEVPLLVLDKLLVLVEEANLNALIVLNKIDLLGEEDEERKRYFLETYSKLYPVVMTSAKTKEGIDKLVEHFKDKVSVFAGLSGVGKSSLLNVICPGANLRTQEVSEKLERGRHTTTAAELLHLPFGGLVADTPGFSLIEIDHIRPDKLKYYFKEIREHGNCLFKDCNHVDEPGCRIKELVEEGVIARTRYENYLEMFREVSKG comes from the coding sequence ATGTGGGTGAACCGGGGAGGGATTGACATCAGGAACAGAGGCATAGTGGTCAAATTCATGTCGAACGCTCTGCTCGTGGAAGACATCAACACCAAAGAGAGGATAAGGTGTGTGCTGAGAGGAAGGTTCAGACTGTCGAACCTCAAACCGGTCGTCGGAGACATCGTCGAATACGTGCGCGTACACGACACGGGCGTGGTGGAGTCCATACTGAAGAGGAAGAACGAACTTCCAAAACCTAAAATCGCGAACGTGGATCAGGTGGTCTGCGTCTACACGTTGAAGAGACCTGAAGTTCCACTGCTCGTACTCGACAAACTCCTTGTGCTCGTCGAGGAAGCGAACCTGAACGCACTCATCGTTCTCAACAAGATAGACTTGCTCGGCGAGGAAGATGAGGAGAGGAAAAGATATTTTCTGGAAACGTATTCAAAATTGTATCCCGTGGTGATGACGAGTGCCAAGACCAAGGAAGGCATAGACAAACTCGTGGAACATTTCAAAGATAAAGTTTCTGTCTTCGCGGGGCTTTCCGGTGTCGGTAAGAGCAGTCTGCTCAACGTCATCTGCCCGGGTGCCAATTTGAGGACGCAGGAAGTTTCAGAAAAGCTCGAGCGTGGTCGGCACACCACCACGGCCGCCGAACTGCTACACCTTCCCTTCGGTGGTCTGGTCGCCGACACACCCGGTTTTTCACTGATAGAGATCGATCACATAAGACCGGACAAGTTGAAGTACTACTTCAAAGAAATCAGAGAGCACGGAAACTGCCTCTTCAAGGACTGCAACCATGTGGATGAACCGGGATGCAGGATAAAGGAACTCGTCGAAGAAGGTGTGATAGCCAGAACCCGCTACGAAAACTACCTTGAAATGTTCAGGGAAGTGAGCAAAGGATGA
- the rpe gene encoding ribulose-phosphate 3-epimerase: protein MRMISASILACDLSRLAEEIRRVQPYVDMIHLDVMDGVFVPNITFGFPLLEAVKSCTNLPIDVHLMIIDADKYVESFARSGASWIGVHYEACVHLHRTVQKIKENGARAYAVLNPHTPVEVLTDILVELDGVLVMTVNPGFSGQKFIEWTVEKIKRLRRMIDERSLDVKIMVDGGVNEETMEKVVCAGAEILVMGYGIFRNPDPASVRKMLEGIECSC from the coding sequence ATGAGGATGATTTCTGCTTCCATCCTCGCCTGCGATCTTTCAAGGCTCGCCGAAGAAATCAGGAGGGTTCAACCCTACGTGGACATGATCCATCTCGATGTGATGGATGGCGTGTTCGTGCCGAACATCACTTTCGGTTTTCCACTGCTGGAAGCGGTCAAATCCTGCACGAACTTGCCGATAGACGTTCATCTGATGATCATCGATGCAGACAAATACGTAGAAAGTTTCGCCAGATCTGGGGCATCGTGGATCGGGGTTCACTACGAAGCGTGTGTGCACCTCCATCGCACAGTACAGAAGATAAAGGAAAACGGTGCAAGAGCGTACGCGGTTCTCAATCCGCACACGCCCGTGGAGGTACTCACGGACATCCTTGTGGAACTCGACGGCGTGCTCGTGATGACGGTCAATCCCGGTTTTTCGGGTCAGAAGTTCATAGAGTGGACCGTTGAGAAGATCAAACGGCTCAGGCGCATGATAGATGAAAGGTCGCTGGATGTGAAGATCATGGTCGATGGCGGTGTTAACGAAGAAACGATGGAAAAAGTTGTCTGCGCCGGTGCCGAAATACTCGTCATGGGTTATGGCATATTCAGAAATCCAGATCCAGCTTCGGTGAGAAAGATGCTGGAGGGGATCGAATGCTCCTGTTAG
- the rlmN gene encoding 23S rRNA (adenine(2503)-C(2))-methyltransferase RlmN, with product MSYDEVVNAVTQMGLERYRADQLLDWVYKKRVFTFEAMTNLSKEHRALFREKFTIRLPKLLEKRVSKIDKTTKFLYELEDGNTIESVLLFHEGYATACISTQVGCPIKCTFCATGQSGFVRNLTVDEIVGQVLAVENDSGRNVRNIVYMGMGEPFLNYDNVVKSIRMLIHPKMKDVGVRRITVSTVGIPDKIVKFAEEGLDVRLAISLHAASNEKRDAIVPINRKYSIEEILHAVKIYQEKTGRRVTIEYILIKEFNDFDEDARRLAKLLKDLKVYVNLIPVNPTMAGFEKPSRWKMTRFKEILLENGIEAELRQEKGADIEAACGQLRLRKLQAKS from the coding sequence ATGAGTTACGATGAAGTGGTCAATGCCGTAACCCAGATGGGCCTTGAAAGGTATCGTGCAGATCAACTGCTCGACTGGGTCTACAAAAAACGTGTCTTCACCTTCGAGGCCATGACGAACCTATCCAAAGAACACAGGGCCCTGTTCAGGGAGAAGTTCACCATAAGATTGCCCAAACTGCTCGAAAAGAGAGTGTCGAAGATAGACAAAACGACAAAGTTTCTGTACGAACTCGAGGACGGCAACACCATCGAGTCGGTCCTTCTGTTCCACGAAGGGTACGCCACCGCGTGCATCTCCACGCAGGTGGGTTGTCCCATAAAGTGCACCTTCTGTGCCACGGGTCAGAGCGGTTTCGTGAGGAATCTGACCGTGGATGAGATCGTGGGACAGGTCCTCGCGGTAGAGAACGATTCTGGAAGAAACGTCAGAAACATCGTTTACATGGGCATGGGAGAACCGTTCCTGAACTACGACAACGTGGTGAAGAGCATCAGGATGTTGATACATCCGAAGATGAAGGACGTCGGAGTTCGCAGGATCACGGTCAGCACGGTGGGTATCCCGGACAAGATAGTGAAGTTCGCCGAAGAGGGGCTCGACGTTCGACTCGCCATATCGCTTCACGCGGCGAGCAACGAAAAACGGGACGCGATCGTCCCCATCAACAGAAAGTATTCCATCGAAGAAATACTGCACGCGGTCAAGATATACCAGGAGAAAACTGGCAGGCGTGTCACGATCGAGTACATACTCATAAAAGAGTTCAACGATTTCGACGAGGACGCGCGAAGGCTCGCGAAGCTCCTGAAAGATCTGAAAGTGTATGTCAATTTGATTCCCGTTAACCCCACGATGGCCGGCTTCGAAAAACCATCCCGATGGAAGATGACGAGGTTCAAAGAGATTCTCCTCGAGAACGGGATCGAAGCAGAACTAAGGCAGGAGAAAGGAGCGGACATCGAAGCGGCATGCGGTCAGCTCAGGCTCAGAAAACTTCAAGCAAAGTCTTGA
- a CDS encoding PASTA domain-containing protein → MRNILNFTVFLFIGSFLGALAFFIFFWIRPAQTVVPNVAGTSVEQARKMLENAGLKVGQVHGEGTVQFTVPQAQSKVRKGRTVNLFCEEPRKFVVPNLVGVPRETAETILRGMGFKVRIVQMPFKGVDGRVMGIHPPPGSELKKGEEVSILIDVGEPGRD, encoded by the coding sequence TTGAGAAACATCCTCAATTTCACCGTCTTCTTGTTCATCGGTTCCTTCCTCGGTGCACTGGCTTTCTTCATCTTCTTCTGGATCAGGCCGGCACAGACGGTCGTTCCCAACGTGGCCGGCACGAGTGTTGAACAAGCGAGGAAGATGCTCGAAAACGCTGGCTTGAAGGTCGGTCAAGTCCATGGGGAAGGGACCGTTCAATTCACCGTTCCGCAGGCGCAGAGTAAAGTGCGAAAAGGCAGAACGGTGAATCTGTTCTGTGAAGAACCGCGCAAATTTGTGGTACCGAATCTGGTCGGGGTACCGAGAGAAACGGCCGAAACCATATTGCGGGGTATGGGTTTTAAAGTTAGAATAGTTCAAATGCCCTTCAAGGGCGTGGATGGTAGAGTGATGGGCATACACCCACCGCCAGGCAGCGAGTTGAAAAAGGGTGAGGAAGTCTCCATTCTCATAGATGTGGGTGAACCGGGGAGGGATTGA